A genome region from Coffea arabica cultivar ET-39 chromosome 7e, Coffea Arabica ET-39 HiFi, whole genome shotgun sequence includes the following:
- the LOC113700847 gene encoding putative F-box/LRR-repeat protein At3g28410: MEQSRYLPEGIIHRILRFIGATDQVRVCVLSKDWLHAWQTCPALTFSDQPLRCLFQQALGRGDEECEKYCRQGRLKFQDHVKRTLLNYKGEHIQELTLDIYHIGDEDSAATLDKLLEIAMEKGVKQLKLLIHRYHCIKNSAEYYYVLPISILRAHSLTDLEIKRCRFPACNQLFNGGKFLVFNNIKSLSLTCVYIEDEKFQLLLSACPLIHNLDVKLCEGLTRIKVVNLPRLKKLDMRHEIRKSLIFAVDAPSLESLRISYFGRTWRVLQLPASQNLRELMLFNTYITDTFFNDWTSIFPRLVILELHHCHGFQNINLRSHSLKHIRFSFAAESLVELDAPNIIDMKISVSAETMQKVSFKGALPRQCVSDLCIIPCYWSSIDVSWFMKLNELLSNLNPSKISLRICCASPLSEHASFEGIPTFDAHPVDIEHLDLTESRADLPRYLTFFDGLFWACHPKHFVLHWLTPLAYLPVKIFFYKKFITDQRNRVFSNWTHTLSFWQHYLKKTEIHFYDTTGKKCGQQDYLHWQKVSKIILHLDWSASSNLWNAKIAEPLKRKSSSVKNSGYSG, from the coding sequence ATGGAACAATCAAGATACTTGCCTGAAGGCATCATCCATCGTATATTACGTTTTATCGGTGCAACTGACCAAGTCCGAGTTTGTGTTCTATCTAAAGACTGGCTCCACGCATGGCAGACGTGCCCTGCCCTGACGTTTTCCGATCAGCCATTAAGATGTCTGTTTCAACAAGCACTTGGAAGGGGCGATGAGGAGTGCGAGAAATACTGCAGACAGGGTAGATTAAAATTCCAGGATCATGTAAAGAGAACTTTGCTAAATTACAAAGGAGAACATATACAGGAACTTACACTCGACATTTACCATATAGGTGATGAAGATTCTGCTGCCACCCTAGACAAATTGCTCGAAATAGCCATGGAAAAAGGTGTGAAACAACTCAAACTCCTCATCCATAGATACCATTGTATAAAAAATTCCGCTGAATATTACTACGTCCTACCTATAAGCATTCTTCGGGCTCATTCGTTGACAGATTTAGAGATTAAGCGCTGCCGGTTTCCTGCTTGTAACCAGTTGTTTAATGGAGGCAAATTTCTCGTGTTTAATAATATCAAGTCCTTGAGTCTTACTTGTGTCTACATTGAAGACGAGAAGTTTCAATTATTACTCTCTGCTTGCCCATTAATTCATAATCTGGATGTTAAATTATGTGAGGGTCTCACCAGAATCAAGGTGGTCAATCTTCCAAGGCTCAAGAAACTAGATATGCGTCATGAAATAAGGAAGAGCCTAATTTTTGCTGTTGATGCACCAAGCCTTGAAAGTCTGCGTATATCATATTTTGGTCGAACATGGCGTGTTCTTCAACTGCCTGCATCTCAAAATTTGAGAGAACTGATGCTTTTCAACACATATATTACAGATACATTCTTCAATGACTGGACGAGCATATTTCCAAGGCTTGTGATTTTGGAACTCCATCACTGCCATGGCTTCCAGAATATCAATTTAAGAAGCCACTCACTAAAGCACATACGGTTTTCGTTCGCTGCAGAGTCATTGGTCGAATTAGATGCCCCAAATATCATTGACATGAAAATTAGTGTTTCAGCAGAAACCATGCAAAAGGTGTCTTTTAAAGGGGCTCTCCCACGGCAATGTGTGTCTGATTTGTGTATTATACCATGCTATTGGTCGTCTATTGATGTCTCATGGTTTATGAAATTAAATGAGTTGCTATCAAACCTCAACCCATCAAAGATTTCACTTCGCATTTGTTGTGCAAGTCCTCTTTCTGAACATGCTAGCTTCGAGGGCATTCCAACTTTTGATGCTCACCCTGTTGATATTGAACATTTGGACTTGACAGAATCTCGAGCAGATTTACCACGTTATTTAACTTTTTTTGATGGTTTGTTTTGGGCTTGTCATCCTAAGCATTTTGTCCTGCATTGGTTGACTCCTTTGGCCTATCTTCccgtcaaaattttcttttataagaAGTTCATAACCGACCAAAGAAATCGGGTGTTCAGCAATTGGACTCATACTTTAAGCTTTTGGCAACATTATTTGAAGAAGACAGAAATTCATTTCTATGATACGACTGGAAAAAAGTGCGGTCAGCAAGATTATTTGCATTGGCAGAAAGTATCAAAGATCATATTGCATTTAGATTGGAGTGCAAGTTCAAATCTTTGGAATGCTAAAATAGCCGAGCCCTTGAAGCGAAAGAGTTCATCAGTGAAAAATTCAGGTTACAGTGGTTAG